The following coding sequences lie in one Angustibacter luteus genomic window:
- a CDS encoding DUF5679 domain-containing protein, producing MADETWSGEFYCVKCKEKREAEGRVVETNGRRMAKGVCPVCGTNLNRILGKA from the coding sequence ATGGCCGACGAGACCTGGAGCGGCGAGTTCTACTGCGTGAAGTGCAAGGAGAAGCGCGAGGCCGAGGGCCGTGTCGTCGAGACGAACGGCCGTCGCATGGCCAAGGGCGTGTGCCCCGTCTGCGGCACCAACCTGAACCGGATCCTCGGCAAGGCCTGA
- a CDS encoding ThiF family adenylyltransferase gives MQRPQLRPGLRRVWRDATTLQLGLSPEHGTVLTGLQDGDDALIAALDGAHDLADLRAIARDRAVAAARVDELVATLVSTGVLVDAAAGPSRRPDRAHLTALGARTQERLVADADAWSLSYPGSPDGVRLLADRAARAVRVDGAGRFGATLATLLAAAGVGRVDAVDNTPVTAQDVGPGGHRQVDVGRSRRASVADAVRRVRDRPPAPAQAGRRPDLVVLVRVDAVDVRLADELTSQDQAHLAVVTGADRISVGPLVVPGHGPCLRCLDLHRRDRDPGWPHVVSQLVSGAGASRGAGSAETALTSVAAGLAALQVLVHLDGQVPAAARGRTLDVVLPDGTVERRRWRAHPGCGCVRLPSMGETGSRD, from the coding sequence GTGCAACGACCCCAGCTCCGACCCGGCCTGCGCCGGGTCTGGCGCGACGCCACGACGCTCCAGCTCGGGCTGTCCCCCGAGCACGGCACCGTGCTCACCGGGCTGCAGGACGGGGACGACGCGCTGATCGCCGCCCTGGACGGCGCGCACGACCTGGCGGACCTGCGGGCCATCGCCCGCGACCGCGCGGTCGCCGCGGCGCGGGTGGACGAGCTGGTCGCCACCCTGGTCAGCACCGGGGTGCTGGTCGACGCGGCGGCCGGCCCGTCCCGGCGTCCGGACCGCGCGCACCTCACCGCGCTCGGAGCACGCACCCAGGAGCGCCTGGTCGCGGACGCGGACGCCTGGTCGCTGTCCTACCCGGGAAGCCCGGACGGCGTGCGACTGCTCGCCGACCGGGCCGCCCGGGCGGTGCGGGTCGACGGAGCCGGCCGGTTCGGCGCCACCCTGGCGACCCTGCTGGCGGCGGCCGGAGTCGGCCGGGTCGACGCCGTCGACAACACGCCGGTCACCGCGCAGGACGTCGGGCCGGGGGGCCACCGCCAGGTGGACGTCGGCCGCTCCCGGCGCGCCTCGGTGGCCGACGCGGTCCGCCGGGTGCGCGACCGGCCGCCCGCACCCGCCCAAGCCGGACGACGTCCGGACCTGGTCGTACTCGTGCGCGTCGACGCCGTCGACGTCCGGCTCGCGGACGAGCTGACCAGCCAGGACCAGGCCCACCTCGCCGTCGTGACCGGCGCTGACCGGATCAGCGTCGGGCCGCTGGTCGTTCCGGGGCACGGCCCCTGCCTGCGCTGCCTGGACCTGCACCGGCGCGACCGCGACCCCGGCTGGCCGCACGTCGTCTCGCAGCTGGTCAGCGGCGCGGGGGCTTCGCGGGGCGCCGGCAGCGCCGAGACGGCGCTCACCTCGGTCGCCGCGGGGCTCGCCGCCCTGCAGGTCCTGGTCCACCTCGACGGGCAGGTGCCCGCCGCCGCGCGCGGTCGGACGCTGGACGTCGTGCTGCCTGACGGCACCGTCGAACGCCGCCGCTGGCGCGCTCATCCGGGCTGCGGCTGCGTGCGTCTGCCCAGCATGGGAGAGACTGGCTCTCGTGACTGA
- a CDS encoding AarF/ABC1/UbiB kinase family protein codes for MTELPRKAVTRTAKLATLPLGFAGRTALGFGRRVGGRPAELVAAEVQARTAEQLFKVLGELKGGAMKFGQAMSIFEAALPEEIAGPYRATLTKLQDAAPPMPAKTVHAVLAAELGTQWRRKFRSFDDVPAAAASIGQVHRAVWKDGREVAVKVQYPGAGQALLSDLAQVSRVARVSAGWIPGIDIKPIMEELQRRAREELDYTLEAEAQSGFHEAFDGDPDFAIPAVVTHAEHVIVSEWLDGTPLSRIIADGSPQERDRVAGLYLEFLLAGPQRAGLLHADPHPGNFRLTPDGRLGVLDYGAVNRLPDGLPEHMGRLLARALAGDDEAVVAGLREDGFIKPSIAVDGPVLLTYLEPFLEPARGETFRFTRKFLRDLFGHINDPRRPQWGVGLKLNLPPQYLLIHRVWLGGIGVLCQIEGEVSARAVLSKHLPGFADDPDLD; via the coding sequence GTGACTGAGCTGCCGCGCAAGGCCGTGACCCGGACGGCGAAGCTGGCCACCCTGCCCCTGGGGTTCGCCGGCCGCACCGCGCTGGGCTTCGGGCGACGCGTCGGCGGCCGCCCGGCGGAGCTGGTGGCCGCCGAGGTGCAGGCCCGCACCGCCGAGCAGCTGTTCAAGGTGCTCGGCGAGCTCAAGGGCGGCGCCATGAAGTTCGGCCAGGCCATGAGCATCTTCGAGGCGGCCCTGCCCGAGGAGATCGCCGGCCCGTACCGGGCGACCCTCACCAAGCTGCAGGACGCCGCCCCGCCGATGCCCGCCAAGACCGTGCACGCCGTGCTGGCCGCCGAGCTCGGCACCCAGTGGCGCCGCAAGTTCCGGTCCTTCGACGACGTCCCGGCCGCCGCCGCCTCGATCGGCCAGGTGCACCGCGCGGTGTGGAAGGACGGCCGCGAGGTCGCGGTGAAGGTGCAGTACCCGGGCGCGGGCCAGGCGCTGCTGTCCGACCTCGCCCAGGTGTCCCGAGTCGCGCGGGTGTCCGCCGGCTGGATCCCCGGCATCGACATCAAGCCGATCATGGAGGAGCTGCAGCGGCGAGCCCGCGAGGAGCTGGACTACACCCTCGAGGCGGAGGCCCAGAGCGGCTTCCACGAGGCCTTCGACGGCGACCCGGACTTCGCGATCCCGGCGGTCGTCACCCACGCCGAGCACGTCATCGTCTCGGAGTGGCTGGACGGCACGCCGCTGTCACGGATCATCGCCGACGGCTCACCGCAGGAGCGGGACCGGGTGGCCGGGCTCTACCTGGAGTTCCTGCTCGCCGGCCCGCAGCGCGCCGGGCTGCTGCACGCCGACCCGCACCCCGGCAACTTCCGGCTCACCCCCGACGGGCGGCTCGGCGTGCTGGACTACGGCGCGGTGAACCGGCTGCCCGACGGACTGCCGGAGCACATGGGACGGCTGCTCGCCCGCGCCCTGGCCGGGGACGACGAGGCCGTGGTGGCGGGGCTGCGCGAGGACGGCTTCATCAAGCCGTCGATCGCGGTGGACGGGCCCGTGCTGCTGACCTACCTCGAGCCGTTCCTGGAGCCGGCCCGCGGCGAGACCTTCCGGTTCACCCGCAAGTTCCTGCGCGACCTGTTCGGTCACATCAACGACCCCCGGCGCCCGCAGTGGGGGGTCGGCCTCAAGCTGAACCTGCCGCCGCAGTACCTGCTCATCCACCGGGTGTGGCTCGGCGGGATCGGGGTGCTCTGCCAGATCGAGGGCGAGGTATCCGCCCGGGCCGTGCTGAGCAAGCACCTGCCCGGGTTCGCCGACGACCCCGACCTGGACTAG
- a CDS encoding alkaline phosphatase family protein → MTSDPDLRERAVAALTGPELANAVDLVVWCEGEGSDRTALVANHRGRVRLHADGRHEVLRGADPVANEDPMAFLPYERELADPSPPNERNAYPFAYRRLVSLFADPDRSPDLAVVHTPRHWFVDEGGHPGEHGSLDVIQSRAPLVVSGAGVERQGYLDEHAWLVDVGPTLAAAAGVPLADLLDAHGHGLDGAALTHLVRPGRRKVIGILWDGAHCGDLLHLAESGELPGVARLISRGTALRGGALAHFPSITLTNHTSILTGVGPGRHGVLGNVFFDRATGEQVVPNDATTWHRSGEWLRPGVRTVFEMVHDNVPARIDGSPRTASVDEAIDRGADYSTMGVIRASGSSMGSGDLDSLLPDPFASRFVGELEHLKDGTFHWGSQVDDLGLQQVLQLWDSPAAAPDLLWWANVVTDAGHHAGGPRSAIARDALRDSDSRLVAFLDHLDGLGMLDDVTIALTADHGFEGADPSCTGSWRSALDGLGVPYRDEGPGFVYLDPSRRT, encoded by the coding sequence GTGACCTCGGACCCAGACCTGCGCGAGCGCGCGGTGGCCGCCCTGACCGGTCCCGAGCTCGCGAACGCCGTCGACCTGGTGGTCTGGTGCGAGGGGGAAGGGTCCGACCGGACGGCGCTGGTCGCCAACCACCGCGGCCGGGTCCGGTTGCACGCCGACGGCCGGCACGAGGTCCTCCGTGGTGCTGACCCGGTCGCCAACGAGGACCCGATGGCCTTCCTGCCGTACGAGCGCGAGCTCGCCGACCCGTCGCCGCCCAACGAGCGCAACGCCTACCCGTTCGCGTACCGGCGCCTCGTCTCGCTGTTCGCCGATCCCGACCGCAGCCCGGACCTGGCCGTCGTGCACACGCCCCGGCACTGGTTCGTCGACGAGGGCGGCCACCCGGGCGAGCACGGATCGCTCGACGTCATCCAGTCGCGCGCGCCGCTGGTGGTGTCCGGCGCCGGGGTCGAGCGGCAGGGCTACCTCGACGAGCACGCCTGGCTGGTGGACGTCGGGCCGACCCTCGCGGCCGCGGCTGGGGTGCCGCTCGCCGACCTGCTGGACGCGCACGGCCACGGCCTGGACGGCGCCGCACTGACCCACCTGGTGCGGCCCGGCCGGCGCAAGGTGATCGGCATCCTCTGGGACGGCGCGCACTGCGGTGACCTGCTGCACCTGGCCGAGTCCGGGGAGCTGCCCGGCGTCGCCCGGCTGATCTCTCGGGGTACCGCGCTGCGTGGTGGGGCCCTGGCGCACTTCCCCAGCATCACGCTGACGAACCACACCTCGATCCTGACCGGCGTCGGGCCGGGCCGGCACGGCGTGCTGGGCAACGTGTTCTTCGACCGGGCGACCGGCGAGCAGGTCGTGCCGAACGACGCGACGACGTGGCACCGCAGCGGGGAGTGGCTGCGGCCAGGCGTCCGGACGGTCTTCGAGATGGTGCACGACAACGTGCCGGCGCGGATCGACGGGTCGCCGCGGACGGCGAGTGTCGACGAGGCGATCGACCGCGGCGCCGACTACTCGACCATGGGGGTGATCCGGGCCAGCGGCTCGTCCATGGGCTCCGGCGACCTCGACTCGTTGCTGCCCGACCCGTTCGCGTCGCGGTTCGTCGGCGAGCTCGAGCACCTGAAGGACGGCACCTTCCACTGGGGCTCGCAGGTCGACGACCTGGGGCTGCAACAGGTGCTGCAGCTGTGGGACTCCCCGGCGGCGGCGCCGGACCTGCTGTGGTGGGCCAACGTGGTCACGGACGCCGGTCACCACGCGGGCGGGCCGCGCTCGGCGATCGCCCGGGATGCGTTGCGGGACAGTGACTCTCGGCTCGTGGCGTTCCTCGACCACCTGGACGGCCTCGGGATGCTGGACGACGTGACGATCGCCCTGACCGCGGACCACGGCTTCGAGGGTGCAGACCCGTCGTGCACGGGTTCGTGGCGGTCCGCGCTGGACGGTCTCGGCGTGCCGTACCGGGACGAGGGGCCGGGTTTCGTCTACCTGGACCCATCTCGACGCACCTAG
- a CDS encoding WhiB family transcriptional regulator, with translation MTTTTLAQRPLRLPQQAAPGRTAPPPTHQMEVTPMQLTTLLEPTLDDRATKRAIPCRANDAELWFAESPADVETAKSLCGECPVRTACLAGALERREPWGVWGGQLLVQGAIVARKRPRGRPRKCEAAA, from the coding sequence ATGACGACCACCACCCTGGCGCAGCGCCCGCTCCGCCTCCCGCAGCAGGCCGCACCCGGCCGAACCGCACCACCCCCCACCCATCAGATGGAGGTGACACCCATGCAGCTCACGACCCTGCTCGAGCCGACCCTCGACGACCGGGCCACCAAGCGAGCCATTCCCTGTCGTGCCAACGACGCGGAGCTCTGGTTCGCAGAGTCGCCGGCGGACGTCGAAACCGCGAAGTCCTTGTGCGGCGAGTGCCCCGTCCGCACCGCATGCCTTGCCGGCGCCCTCGAGCGTCGCGAGCCGTGGGGTGTCTGGGGCGGTCAGCTCCTCGTCCAGGGCGCGATCGTGGCGCGCAAGCGTCCGCGTGGCCGCCCCCGCAAGTGCGAGGCCGCAGCATGA
- a CDS encoding shikimate dehydrogenase, producing the protein MAGHGAFLATITGSFSTPAGDNPTVVMVEAAYRHHGIDARYLNCDVDAASLADAVRGAAAMGWAGFNCSLPHKVTVIDHLESLAPSAELIGAVNCVVRREGRWVGENTDGRGFVSSLDGVVDLTGARLVVLGAGGAARAVAVEAALAGAASVAVVSRSAAPGEDLARVLRERTGASSEHVPWDGDLAVGPDVDVLVNATSIGLGDDRARVPVDLSTLSSSCVVADVIPNPPQTWLLRAAAERGNPTVDGLGMLVAQGAHAITLWTGLEPDQAVMRGALAAALATP; encoded by the coding sequence ATGGCAGGTCACGGCGCGTTCCTGGCCACGATCACCGGCTCGTTCTCCACCCCCGCCGGCGACAACCCGACGGTCGTGATGGTGGAGGCCGCCTACCGCCACCACGGGATCGACGCCCGCTACCTCAACTGCGACGTGGACGCCGCGAGCCTGGCGGACGCCGTGCGCGGAGCGGCCGCGATGGGCTGGGCGGGCTTCAACTGCTCGCTGCCGCACAAGGTGACCGTGATCGACCACCTGGAGTCGCTCGCCCCCTCGGCCGAGCTGATCGGCGCGGTGAACTGCGTGGTGCGCCGCGAGGGCCGGTGGGTGGGTGAGAACACCGACGGCCGCGGGTTCGTGTCGTCGCTGGACGGGGTGGTCGACCTGACCGGCGCCCGCCTGGTGGTGCTCGGTGCGGGCGGGGCGGCGCGCGCCGTGGCCGTCGAGGCGGCGCTGGCCGGCGCGGCATCCGTGGCGGTGGTGAGCCGGTCCGCGGCGCCCGGCGAGGACCTGGCCCGGGTGCTGCGCGAACGCACCGGGGCGTCGTCCGAGCACGTGCCCTGGGACGGCGACCTCGCGGTCGGTCCGGACGTCGACGTGCTGGTCAACGCGACGTCCATCGGGCTGGGCGACGACCGGGCCCGGGTGCCGGTCGACCTGAGCACGCTGTCGTCGTCCTGCGTGGTGGCCGACGTGATCCCCAACCCGCCGCAGACCTGGCTGCTGCGCGCGGCCGCCGAGCGCGGCAACCCGACCGTCGACGGGCTCGGCATGCTCGTCGCGCAGGGCGCCCACGCCATCACCCTGTGGACCGGCCTCGAGCCCGACCAGGCCGTCATGCGCGGGGCCCTCGCCGCCGCCCTGGCCACCCCCTGA
- a CDS encoding GMC family oxidoreductase, with protein MASVTGLSASVVVVGSGMGGSTTALALARRGVDVLVLERGERLPREPQNWSARSVFVDRRYKPDETWFDGRGRPFSPGVHYLVGGNTKVYGASLPRLRESDFDAVEHLDGTSPAWPFRYRDLEPYYGQAEQQLGVHGTPGDDPTEPWRSTDYPFPALEHEPYVAALAHRLRAAGAHPSPTSMGVDRRPGGACIRCGTCDGFPCRVDAKSDAETSALDPALATGLVRLATGTQVTRIVLDATGRRVDHLVAQGPDGEVVARGGRFVLSAGAVNSAALLLGSADEGHPTGLANSSDLVGRRFMMHHNAHVAAVSLRHRNDVTFQKTLQVNDWYLDGGDGYPLGSLQLIGKVQGVMIQSWRRLPLPLLDRLAARSVEWLVMSEDLPAADSRVRLDGAGQIVTTRAATRSATHRELHRRAKALLRAAGYDAVFTQWFDLSMNSHQCGTVVAGQDPATSVLDPWCRSHDVENLWVVDGGFFPSSAAMNPALTIAAQALRVVAESDLAA; from the coding sequence ATGGCCAGTGTGACGGGGTTGTCCGCGTCTGTCGTGGTGGTCGGCTCCGGCATGGGGGGCTCGACCACCGCCTTGGCACTGGCCCGGCGCGGCGTCGACGTCCTCGTGCTGGAGCGCGGCGAGCGGCTGCCGCGCGAGCCGCAGAACTGGTCCGCGCGGTCGGTGTTCGTCGACCGCCGCTACAAGCCGGACGAGACCTGGTTCGACGGCCGCGGTCGCCCCTTCTCGCCGGGCGTGCACTACCTGGTCGGCGGCAACACCAAGGTGTACGGCGCGAGCCTGCCCCGGCTGCGCGAGAGCGACTTCGACGCCGTCGAGCACCTGGACGGGACGTCGCCCGCCTGGCCGTTCCGCTACCGCGACCTGGAGCCGTACTACGGCCAGGCGGAGCAGCAGCTCGGCGTGCACGGCACGCCTGGCGACGACCCCACCGAGCCGTGGCGCAGCACCGACTACCCGTTCCCGGCGCTCGAGCACGAACCGTACGTCGCCGCGCTGGCCCACCGGCTGCGCGCGGCGGGGGCGCACCCGAGCCCGACGTCGATGGGAGTGGACCGGCGGCCGGGCGGGGCGTGCATCCGGTGCGGCACCTGCGACGGGTTCCCGTGCCGGGTCGACGCCAAGTCCGACGCCGAGACCAGCGCGCTCGACCCCGCCCTGGCCACCGGTCTGGTGCGGCTGGCCACCGGCACGCAGGTGACCCGGATCGTGCTGGACGCGACGGGACGCCGGGTCGACCACCTGGTCGCGCAGGGTCCGGACGGCGAGGTCGTGGCGCGCGGCGGCCGGTTCGTGCTGTCGGCCGGCGCGGTCAACTCGGCGGCGCTGCTGCTCGGCTCGGCCGACGAGGGGCACCCGACCGGGCTGGCGAACTCCAGCGACCTGGTCGGGCGCCGGTTCATGATGCACCACAACGCGCACGTCGCCGCGGTCTCGCTGCGGCACCGCAACGACGTGACGTTCCAGAAGACCCTCCAGGTGAACGACTGGTACCTGGACGGCGGCGACGGCTACCCGCTGGGCTCGCTGCAGCTGATCGGCAAGGTCCAGGGCGTGATGATCCAGAGCTGGCGTCGGCTGCCGCTGCCGCTGCTCGACCGCCTCGCGGCGCGCAGCGTGGAGTGGCTGGTGATGAGCGAGGACCTGCCGGCGGCCGACAGCCGGGTCCGGCTGGACGGCGCAGGGCAGATCGTGACGACGCGCGCGGCTACCCGCTCGGCGACCCACCGCGAGCTGCACCGCCGGGCGAAGGCGTTGCTGCGTGCGGCCGGCTACGACGCGGTGTTCACCCAGTGGTTCGACCTCAGCATGAACAGCCACCAGTGCGGCACGGTCGTCGCCGGGCAGGACCCGGCGACCAGCGTGCTCGACCCCTGGTGCCGCAGCCACGACGTCGAGAACCTGTGGGTGGTCGACGGCGGGTTCTTCCCGTCGTCGGCGGCGATGAACCCGGCACTGACCATCGCGGCGCAGGCCCTGCGGGTGGTCGCCGAGTCCGACCTGGCGGCCTGA
- a CDS encoding ATP-dependent DNA helicase UvrD2, with protein sequence MSQTTTGTGADAVLDALDPEQREVASTLSGPLCVLAGAGTGKTRAITHRIAYGVHAGIYTPQQVLAVTFTARAAGEMRARLRDLGVHGVQARTFHAAALRQLHYFWPQAIGGAAPEVMPHKAGLVAEAGSRLRLQLDRSSVRDLAAEVEWAKVSMLTPETYPAAARRAGRDPAGLDVTAAARVLALYEEVKTERGVIDFEDVLLVTAGVLQDHPQIAETVRRQYRHFVVDEYQDVSPLQQRLLDLWLGGRDELCVVGDASQTIYSFTGASPKYLLDFQRRFTGAKLVRLVRDYRSTPQVVNLANRLLDAVPPAHRTARVELVAQRPKGPEPSFTGYDDDVAESAGIARRIKALVADGVRPREVAVLFRTNAQSEPLEQAMAEAGLAYVLRGGERFFSRREVREAVMLLRGAARSTDAEMPLGQAARDVLVSGGWTLQTPSASGAVRERWESLQALAGLADEVEAARPGATLSDLVAELDERSAAQHAPTVEGVTLASLHSAKGLEWDAVFLTGMSEGLMPISMADGQTAVEEERRLLYVGITRAREHLHLSWARSRTPGGRATRKPSRFLDGLRPDTEDGGGSTGSAPSSKRGRGGSRKATAKCRTCGKPLMTGAERKVGRCDDCPPTYDEQTFENLRAWRLAVATATSVPAFVVFTDATLVALAEGKPDDVAGLARIPGIGATKRDRYGAQVLAVLGGEDPAVVAEAAVGPPAAE encoded by the coding sequence ATGAGCCAGACGACGACCGGGACGGGCGCCGATGCGGTGCTGGACGCCCTCGACCCCGAGCAGCGCGAGGTCGCCAGCACGCTGAGCGGTCCGCTGTGCGTGCTCGCGGGGGCCGGCACGGGCAAGACGCGCGCGATCACCCACCGGATCGCGTACGGCGTGCACGCCGGGATCTACACGCCGCAGCAGGTGCTGGCGGTGACGTTCACCGCCCGCGCGGCCGGTGAGATGCGGGCGCGGCTACGGGACCTGGGCGTGCACGGGGTGCAGGCGCGGACCTTCCACGCGGCCGCGCTGCGCCAGCTCCACTACTTCTGGCCGCAGGCCATCGGCGGCGCCGCCCCCGAGGTGATGCCGCACAAGGCCGGTCTGGTGGCCGAGGCCGGGTCCCGGTTGCGGCTGCAGCTGGACCGCAGCTCGGTGCGCGACCTGGCTGCCGAGGTCGAGTGGGCCAAGGTCAGCATGCTCACCCCCGAGACCTATCCTGCCGCGGCGCGACGAGCCGGTCGCGACCCGGCGGGCCTGGACGTGACGGCCGCGGCCCGGGTGCTGGCGCTCTACGAGGAGGTCAAGACCGAGCGCGGCGTCATCGACTTCGAGGACGTGCTGCTCGTGACGGCCGGGGTGCTGCAGGACCACCCGCAGATCGCCGAGACGGTGCGCCGGCAGTACCGGCACTTCGTGGTCGACGAGTACCAGGACGTCAGCCCGCTGCAGCAGCGGCTGCTCGACCTGTGGCTGGGCGGGCGGGACGAGCTCTGCGTGGTCGGCGACGCGAGCCAGACCATCTACTCGTTCACCGGCGCCAGCCCCAAGTACCTGCTGGACTTCCAGCGCCGCTTCACCGGCGCCAAGCTGGTCCGGCTGGTGCGTGACTACCGCTCCACGCCGCAGGTGGTGAACCTCGCCAACCGGCTGCTGGACGCCGTGCCGCCGGCCCACCGCACCGCCCGCGTCGAGCTGGTCGCGCAGCGGCCCAAGGGCCCCGAGCCCAGCTTCACCGGCTACGACGACGACGTGGCCGAGTCCGCCGGGATCGCCCGCAGGATCAAGGCCCTGGTCGCCGACGGCGTGCGCCCGCGCGAGGTCGCGGTGCTGTTCCGGACCAACGCCCAGTCCGAGCCGCTGGAGCAGGCGATGGCCGAGGCCGGGCTGGCCTACGTGCTGCGCGGCGGCGAGCGGTTCTTCAGCCGCCGCGAGGTGCGCGAGGCGGTCATGCTGCTGCGCGGCGCCGCCCGCTCCACCGACGCCGAGATGCCGCTCGGCCAGGCGGCCCGCGACGTCCTGGTCAGCGGCGGCTGGACGCTGCAGACCCCCAGCGCGAGTGGGGCCGTCCGTGAGCGCTGGGAGTCCCTGCAGGCGCTCGCCGGCCTGGCTGACGAGGTCGAGGCGGCGCGTCCGGGGGCGACGCTGTCCGACCTGGTGGCCGAGCTCGACGAGCGCTCCGCGGCCCAGCACGCCCCCACCGTGGAGGGCGTCACGCTGGCCTCGCTGCACTCGGCCAAGGGTCTGGAGTGGGACGCGGTCTTCCTCACCGGCATGTCCGAGGGCCTCATGCCGATCTCGATGGCGGACGGCCAGACTGCGGTCGAGGAGGAGCGCCGCCTGCTCTACGTCGGCATCACCCGGGCCCGGGAGCACCTGCACCTGTCCTGGGCCAGGTCCCGCACCCCCGGCGGGCGGGCCACCCGCAAGCCGTCCCGCTTCCTCGACGGGCTGCGCCCCGACACCGAGGACGGCGGCGGCTCGACCGGCTCGGCGCCGTCGTCCAAGCGCGGTCGGGGTGGCAGCCGCAAGGCCACGGCCAAGTGTCGGACCTGCGGCAAGCCGTTGATGACCGGCGCCGAGCGCAAGGTCGGTCGCTGCGACGACTGCCCGCCGACGTACGACGAGCAGACCTTCGAGAACCTGCGCGCCTGGCGGCTTGCCGTCGCCACCGCGACCAGTGTGCCGGCGTTCGTGGTCTTCACCGACGCCACGCTGGTGGCGCTCGCCGAGGGCAAGCCGGACGACGTCGCCGGGCTCGCCCGCATCCCCGGGATCGGCGCCACCAAGCGCGACCGGTACGGCGCGCAGGTGCTCGCGGTCCTCGGTGGTGAGGACCCGGCCGTCGTGGCCGAGGCCGCAGTCGGGCCACCCGCCGCTGAGTGA
- a CDS encoding mycoredoxin, translated as MPVPTPPPAGTITMFSTTWCGYCRRLKTLLDREGIGYTEVNIETDEDSATFVEQANEGNQTVPTLLFPDGSVATNPSLDEVKARLEAAA; from the coding sequence ATGCCCGTCCCCACGCCCCCGCCCGCCGGAACGATCACCATGTTCTCGACCACGTGGTGCGGGTACTGCCGGCGGTTGAAGACCCTGCTGGACCGCGAGGGCATCGGCTACACCGAGGTCAACATCGAGACCGACGAGGACTCGGCGACGTTCGTCGAGCAGGCGAACGAGGGCAACCAGACCGTCCCGACCCTGCTGTTCCCCGATGGCTCCGTGGCCACCAACCCGAGCCTTGACGAGGTCAAGGCCCGGCTCGAGGCCGCCGCCTGA
- a CDS encoding uridine kinase, which translates to MPASPIAAIGTDALADRVISHARRVARSATREGRAVRVGVDGAVPDDGAELADLVARRLSADGVATGRVRQRDFELPRSQRLEYGATDPDVLWDGWYDDRALRREVLDPLGPDGATSRHPMRWLPSLRDPLTDRSTRAELQDCPPGTVLVLDGRFLLREELADGFDVVVHLQTSTAAQERRLPDDDERARTRPSWQRYLDECAPATRADLVVRFDHPDRPALLG; encoded by the coding sequence GTGCCCGCCAGCCCCATCGCCGCGATCGGCACCGACGCGCTGGCCGATCGGGTGATCAGCCACGCCCGACGGGTCGCCCGCAGCGCCACCCGCGAGGGGCGCGCCGTCCGGGTCGGCGTGGACGGCGCGGTGCCGGACGACGGCGCCGAGCTCGCCGACCTGGTCGCGCGACGGCTGTCGGCGGACGGCGTCGCGACCGGCCGGGTCCGCCAGCGCGACTTCGAGCTCCCGCGCTCGCAGCGGCTGGAGTACGGCGCCACCGACCCCGACGTGCTCTGGGACGGCTGGTACGACGACCGCGCGCTGCGCCGCGAGGTGCTGGACCCGCTCGGCCCGGACGGCGCGACGTCCCGGCACCCGATGCGCTGGCTGCCGTCGCTGCGCGACCCGTTGACCGACCGGTCCACCCGGGCCGAGCTGCAGGACTGCCCGCCCGGGACGGTGCTCGTCCTCGACGGGCGGTTCCTGCTGCGCGAGGAGCTCGCCGACGGGTTCGACGTCGTCGTCCACCTGCAGACCTCCACCGCGGCCCAGGAGCGACGGCTGCCGGACGACGACGAGCGGGCCCGGACGCGGCCGTCCTGGCAGCGCTACCTGGACGAGTGCGCGCCCGCCACCCGGGCCGACCTCGTCGTGCGCTTCGACCACCCGGATCGCCCCGCGCTGCTGGGCTAG